In one window of Poriferisphaera corsica DNA:
- a CDS encoding ClpX C4-type zinc finger protein, whose product MDNQRSPCYPSSMQREENGYIVISCDFCGTDWDEVIPMIEGHHGSIICLSCLQTALDAAAPAEEEFDCAMCLQNKPVGTKHWQHSNPTSSEGLNENAHICWDDIRQAAKAFHKDKDIDFKWDPAKYPPIKS is encoded by the coding sequence ATGGACAACCAGCGATCTCCCTGTTACCCTTCCTCCATGCAACGCGAAGAAAACGGCTACATCGTCATCTCTTGTGATTTCTGCGGCACGGATTGGGACGAAGTGATTCCCATGATCGAAGGCCACCACGGCTCAATCATCTGTCTGTCCTGTCTTCAAACAGCACTAGATGCCGCAGCACCAGCCGAAGAAGAATTCGACTGCGCTATGTGTTTGCAAAATAAGCCTGTAGGCACTAAGCATTGGCAACATTCAAATCCCACGTCTTCAGAAGGTCTCAACGAAAACGCTCACATTTGTTGGGATGATATTCGTCAGGCCGCCAAGGCATTCCACAAAGACAAAGACATCGATTTTAAATGGGACCCCGCCAAATATCCTCCCATAAAGAGCTAA
- a CDS encoding ExbD/TolR family protein, which yields MRIRQIRRTDLSTRIEMTPMIDVIFLLLTFFIYTLVVRVEFLPVKLAGVNTGQKLNDVKVVAITIDRAGQYYINQQPITNELFKLKLSEVGQLEEQPLVVVAMEVEGDTQIDASNITAVDRGPLILNLVQKLQNAGVKDFRFAGPPE from the coding sequence ATGCGAATCAGGCAAATTCGAAGAACTGACCTCTCGACACGCATCGAAATGACCCCCATGATCGATGTGATTTTTCTATTGCTTACGTTCTTCATCTACACACTCGTTGTTCGTGTTGAGTTCCTCCCTGTTAAGCTGGCCGGCGTCAATACCGGACAGAAACTCAACGATGTAAAGGTTGTCGCCATTACGATCGACAGGGCAGGGCAGTACTACATCAACCAGCAACCAATCACCAACGAGCTATTCAAATTAAAACTCAGCGAAGTCGGCCAACTCGAGGAACAACCCCTTGTCGTTGTCGCAATGGAAGTCGAGGGTGATACTCAGATCGACGCGAGCAATATCACCGCAGTCGACCGTGGCCCGCTCATTCTTAATCTTGTTCAGAAACTACAAAACGCAGGCGTCAAAGATTTCCGCTTCGCTGGCCCGCCCGAATAA
- a CDS encoding DUF4870 domain-containing protein — protein MTEENQSNEPQEENSPAGSEENKSELTADEKTMGMLCHLLGVFTWFLGPLIIWLIKKDESAYINDQGKEALNFGITMMIGWVVSVIAAIVSFGILFFLPPIVAIGGLVFFIIGTVKANDGIKYRYPICIRLVH, from the coding sequence ATGACTGAAGAAAATCAATCAAATGAGCCTCAAGAAGAAAACTCACCAGCAGGGTCTGAAGAGAACAAATCTGAGCTGACCGCTGATGAAAAAACCATGGGTATGCTTTGCCACCTACTCGGTGTTTTTACGTGGTTCTTAGGGCCACTGATCATCTGGCTGATCAAGAAAGACGAATCGGCGTATATCAACGATCAAGGCAAAGAAGCTTTGAACTTTGGGATTACGATGATGATTGGGTGGGTCGTGAGCGTGATTGCCGCCATTGTTAGTTTTGGCATTCTCTTTTTCTTGCCGCCAATTGTGGCAATCGGAGGCTTGGTGTTCTTTATCATCGGCACCGTGAAAGCTAACGATGGGATCAAATACCGATACCCGATCTGCATTCGCCTGGTTCACTGA
- a CDS encoding GNAT family N-acetyltransferase: MQIRLETTKDEAEIFMLNQAAFSSTSESLLINRLRQKHKLSISLVVEVGGRVVGHIAFSPVTIIRGKQTLAHGIGLAPVAVLPDLQKQGIGSALIYEGIRICTEKKAGFIVVLGDPNYYNRFGFMPASKYRLSDTFGGGDAFQILTLDPATLPDLGGTVHYVSEFDDL; encoded by the coding sequence ATGCAGATCCGGCTTGAGACAACCAAAGATGAAGCTGAAATCTTTATGCTCAATCAGGCTGCTTTTAGTAGTACTTCCGAGTCACTGTTGATCAACCGCTTGCGTCAGAAGCATAAGCTGAGTATTTCACTGGTTGTTGAAGTTGGCGGACGTGTTGTTGGCCACATCGCTTTCTCGCCCGTCACCATTATCCGCGGCAAGCAAACACTCGCACACGGCATCGGTCTCGCACCTGTCGCTGTCCTGCCTGATCTGCAAAAGCAAGGTATTGGCAGCGCTCTGATCTATGAAGGCATTCGTATTTGTACAGAAAAAAAAGCGGGCTTCATCGTCGTGCTCGGTGATCCCAATTACTACAATCGGTTCGGCTTCATGCCTGCTTCCAAGTATCGTTTGTCCGACACCTTCGGTGGCGGTGATGCTTTTCAAATCCTGACATTAGATCCCGCGACACTTCCCGATCTGGGCGGTACGGTTCACTACGTGTCCGAATTCGATGACCTGTAA
- the aroB gene encoding 3-dehydroquinate synthase — protein sequence MQPAIVDLVLPHTRYQIVIAPGLLSELGERVMQLAKHDLAACIIDENVQETWGKKAVESMAGAGYEMTSPVMLVGEEYKNLETFSKLHSALLDAKLERKSPVVAVGGGITGDVTGFVASSYLRGVPFVQCPTTLLAMVDASVGGKTGVNMPQGKNLVGAFHQPHLVLIDTETLSTLPERELLCGLAECVKHGVIRDPELFQWLHDNADKIKSLDKNTMVELVRWNVQIKATVVMNDEKEAGERAHLNFGHTFAHAIEASTGYNTFKHGEAVALGMVAATQLAVDAGRCDGDVLSRLIELQKALGLPCEAKLPDAEKLIEVMRHDKKVADGKIRLVLPDRIGAVSIVDDTPDVAIVAAWNAITVND from the coding sequence ATGCAACCTGCCATCGTTGACCTTGTTCTTCCCCATACCCGATATCAGATCGTCATCGCGCCAGGCTTGTTGAGTGAGCTGGGGGAGCGCGTGATGCAATTGGCCAAGCACGATCTTGCGGCCTGCATCATTGACGAAAATGTTCAAGAGACGTGGGGCAAGAAGGCGGTCGAGTCCATGGCTGGGGCTGGCTATGAGATGACCTCGCCAGTGATGTTGGTGGGTGAGGAATACAAGAATTTAGAAACATTTAGCAAGCTGCACTCGGCATTGCTTGATGCAAAGCTCGAACGCAAAAGCCCGGTTGTCGCGGTCGGTGGTGGTATCACCGGTGATGTGACGGGATTTGTGGCGAGTTCGTATCTGCGCGGTGTTCCATTCGTGCAATGTCCGACGACGTTGCTTGCGATGGTTGATGCATCGGTGGGCGGTAAGACAGGCGTGAACATGCCGCAGGGCAAAAATCTTGTTGGCGCTTTCCATCAGCCGCACCTTGTTCTGATCGATACTGAAACGCTCAGCACACTTCCAGAGCGTGAGTTGCTTTGCGGTCTGGCAGAGTGTGTTAAGCACGGGGTGATTCGTGATCCCGAACTGTTCCAATGGCTTCACGACAATGCAGACAAAATTAAATCGCTAGATAAAAACACGATGGTCGAACTTGTTCGATGGAATGTGCAGATCAAAGCGACTGTTGTGATGAACGATGAAAAAGAAGCTGGTGAGCGTGCTCACCTCAATTTTGGGCACACCTTTGCTCATGCGATTGAAGCGTCAACCGGCTACAACACCTTCAAGCATGGTGAAGCGGTCGCACTTGGTATGGTTGCTGCGACTCAGCTTGCGGTGGATGCAGGGCGTTGCGATGGAGACGTTCTTTCTCGCTTGATCGAATTGCAAAAGGCCCTTGGTTTGCCATGCGAAGCAAAGCTGCCTGATGCTGAAAAACTGATCGAAGTCATGCGGCACGACAAAAAAGTGGCTGATGGCAAGATCCGGCTTGTTTTGCCTGACAGAATTGGGGCGGTGTCGATTGTTGATGATACGCCAGACGTAGCGATTGTTGCTGCATGGAACGCGATTACTGTGAACGACTAA
- the guaA gene encoding glutamine-hydrolyzing GMP synthase yields the protein MSENQTDTFQAILEDIPAAARDQIIPIVDFGSQYVQLIARRVREAGVYSVMVGPNITHEQLKALRPKGIILSGGPSSVYEDGAPTCDPDLFDLGVPVLGICYGMQIGTTLLGATVKNAPAREYGRVQLKADNKTELMKGVPQSTTAWMSHGDQIAELPEEFIPLATTPTCPYAAVRHADKPFYGVQFHPEVTHTPHGKDILHNFLYNICDCTGNWRMADFLKSETTRIRDIVGDKRVICGLSGGVDSSVVAAMLAQAIGDQLTCVFVDNGLLRKGERDMVEQMFNGHFNIDLRVVDASKQFLGDLAGITEPQEKRRRIGHRFIEVFKEASADIEGVEFLAQGTLYPDVIESGHGYSGEAANIKLHHNVGGLPAELGFKLIEPLRALFKDEVRQLGQVLGLTEEMVWRHPFPGPGLAVRCLGEVTESQLDILRDADEILLEEIVANNLYRKTSQVFAVILPVKAVGVMGDGRTHEQVIAIRAVETQDFMTADWARIPYEVLATISNRIINEVPGINRVCYDISSKPPATIEWE from the coding sequence ATGAGCGAAAACCAGACCGATACGTTCCAGGCGATACTTGAAGACATTCCAGCCGCCGCGCGCGATCAGATCATCCCGATCGTCGACTTCGGCTCCCAGTACGTGCAGCTCATCGCTCGCCGCGTACGTGAAGCCGGTGTTTATTCCGTCATGGTCGGCCCGAATATTACCCACGAGCAGCTCAAAGCGCTCCGCCCCAAAGGAATCATCCTCTCCGGCGGCCCTTCTTCTGTCTATGAAGATGGTGCGCCAACCTGCGACCCCGATCTCTTTGATCTCGGCGTCCCCGTTCTCGGCATCTGCTACGGCATGCAGATCGGTACAACGCTTCTCGGTGCGACCGTCAAAAACGCCCCTGCCCGAGAGTATGGCCGTGTGCAGCTCAAAGCTGACAACAAAACTGAACTCATGAAAGGTGTCCCTCAAAGCACCACCGCATGGATGAGCCACGGCGACCAGATCGCTGAACTCCCAGAAGAATTCATCCCGCTCGCCACAACACCCACCTGCCCCTATGCAGCGGTTAGACACGCCGACAAACCTTTCTACGGCGTACAGTTCCACCCGGAAGTCACACACACGCCACACGGCAAAGACATCCTCCACAACTTCCTTTACAACATCTGCGACTGCACCGGCAACTGGCGCATGGCTGACTTCCTCAAATCAGAAACCACTCGTATCCGCGATATTGTCGGCGATAAACGTGTCATCTGCGGCCTCTCCGGCGGCGTCGACTCCTCCGTCGTCGCAGCCATGCTCGCTCAAGCCATCGGCGATCAACTCACTTGCGTCTTCGTCGACAACGGCCTGCTCCGCAAAGGCGAACGTGATATGGTCGAACAAATGTTCAACGGCCACTTCAACATTGACCTGCGTGTCGTCGACGCATCCAAACAATTCCTCGGTGACCTCGCCGGCATCACTGAACCGCAAGAAAAACGCAGACGCATCGGCCACCGCTTCATCGAAGTTTTCAAAGAAGCATCTGCCGACATCGAAGGCGTCGAATTCCTCGCCCAAGGCACACTCTACCCCGACGTCATCGAATCCGGTCACGGTTACTCCGGCGAAGCCGCCAATATCAAACTGCACCACAACGTCGGCGGCCTCCCCGCTGAACTCGGCTTCAAGCTCATCGAACCACTCCGAGCACTCTTCAAAGATGAAGTCCGCCAACTCGGCCAAGTCCTCGGCCTCACCGAAGAAATGGTCTGGCGTCACCCATTCCCCGGCCCCGGCCTCGCCGTCCGCTGCCTGGGTGAAGTAACCGAATCACAGTTAGACATCCTCCGCGATGCGGACGAAATTCTTCTCGAAGAGATTGTTGCCAATAATCTTTACCGCAAAACATCACAAGTATTTGCTGTCATCCTCCCCGTCAAAGCTGTTGGCGTCATGGGTGATGGCCGCACACATGAGCAGGTCATCGCAATCCGTGCGGTGGAAACGCAAGATTTCATGACCGCTGACTGGGCTCGCATCCCCTACGAAGTCCTCGCTACCATCAGCAACCGCATCATCAACGAAGTCCCCGGCATCAACCGCGTATGCTACGACATCTCCTCCAAACCTCCTGCCACCATCGAGTGGGAATAA
- a CDS encoding aspartyl protease family protein produces the protein MRNKTYTFTLGLLAVLSLIISGCATSPDVSDGTRAKTYAKRAQAARSTSPAKHTLAKPEHLPDQVTIPFRTHGEHIFVSTDLNGRDAGLFLLDTGAAIDAVGMGIAGRLNLPRNGGGTAMGIAGPEKFAFRTVDSVKIGDVDLNREKLAAINLNRFNKSMGVTINGVIGYSSLKAAPFTLDYPNSQLVFYHPGEFTPPNDASRHPLLVRRGLPLVKAEVEDGTTIWLIVDSGADQELTLPMSYLKRNPSIVSVPMSGTGQSAGVGGKVKNVRTWLKRMELLGVELKNVPVSFESSPALQHSSKIVVGRIGHRLLENFSLTFDTNSRSIYAKWQPNARNELAITQAEQTPNSTIGIRYQPPADN, from the coding sequence ATGCGGAACAAAACCTACACCTTTACACTTGGCTTATTGGCCGTGCTCAGTCTGATTATCTCTGGCTGCGCAACCAGCCCCGACGTGTCTGATGGCACCCGAGCCAAAACATATGCCAAACGCGCCCAAGCGGCCCGCTCCACATCACCAGCCAAACATACACTCGCCAAACCCGAACACCTGCCTGATCAGGTTACCATCCCATTCCGGACACATGGCGAACACATCTTCGTCTCCACCGACCTCAACGGCCGCGACGCAGGACTCTTCCTCCTCGATACCGGTGCTGCAATCGACGCCGTTGGCATGGGTATTGCCGGCCGCTTAAATCTACCTCGTAACGGCGGCGGCACTGCAATGGGCATCGCAGGCCCTGAAAAATTCGCATTCCGCACCGTCGACTCCGTCAAAATCGGCGACGTCGATCTCAACCGCGAAAAACTCGCTGCCATCAACCTCAACAGATTCAACAAAAGCATGGGCGTCACCATCAACGGCGTCATCGGATACTCATCACTCAAAGCCGCACCATTCACACTCGACTACCCCAACTCGCAGCTTGTCTTCTATCATCCCGGCGAGTTCACACCACCCAACGATGCTTCTCGACATCCGCTACTTGTCAGACGTGGGCTCCCACTCGTCAAAGCTGAAGTCGAAGACGGCACAACCATCTGGCTCATCGTCGACTCCGGCGCAGACCAAGAACTCACACTCCCCATGAGCTACCTAAAACGCAATCCAAGTATCGTTTCCGTCCCTATGTCTGGCACCGGTCAATCCGCAGGCGTTGGCGGTAAAGTCAAAAACGTTCGCACATGGCTAAAACGCATGGAACTCCTCGGCGTTGAACTGAAAAACGTTCCCGTCTCATTCGAATCCTCACCCGCACTACAACACAGCAGCAAAATCGTCGTCGGACGTATCGGTCACCGCCTGCTCGAAAACTTCAGCCTCACCTTCGACACCAACAGCCGTTCCATCTACGCCAAATGGCAACCCAATGCTCGCAACGAACTCGCCATCACACAAGCCGAGCAGACCCCCAACTCAACCATCGGCATCCGTTACCAACCACCTGCCGACAACTAA
- a CDS encoding four helix bundle protein has protein sequence MTTHKPYEKLRLWQLAMDLVEKSYRLTRDFPVEEKSGLSALIRRNIMTLPSRIAEAHNAPCTQSSSAILKSAQESLLEFETALLLCRRMHMISNWSTRRLRKRAQHLTNLIDHELSLLVQTAPETPSAAS, from the coding sequence ATGACGACTCATAAGCCTTACGAAAAACTTCGCCTTTGGCAGCTCGCCATGGATCTGGTCGAAAAATCTTACCGCCTCACACGCGATTTCCCTGTCGAAGAAAAGTCCGGCCTATCCGCACTCATCCGCCGCAATATCATGACCCTACCCTCACGCATCGCCGAAGCCCACAACGCACCCTGCACCCAATCCAGCTCAGCCATTCTCAAATCCGCCCAAGAATCACTCCTTGAGTTCGAAACCGCACTCTTGCTCTGCCGCCGCATGCACATGATCTCTAACTGGTCCACCAGACGCCTACGCAAACGTGCTCAGCATCTCACCAACCTCATCGACCACGAACTCAGCCTCCTCGTTCAAACCGCCCCTGAAACCCCCTCTGCTGCCTCCTAA
- a CDS encoding thiol-disulfide oxidoreductase DCC family protein → MALHPDITVLYDGKCPLCKREINFIKRKDKHNRITTVDIAAPNFTPAHYGRTFDQLNGRIHAFLPDGSCITGMEVFRRIYASLGLGFLVSWTRLPLARQASDRAYNWFAHNRLRLTGRLHIKPNNDNNDCDSGHCKT, encoded by the coding sequence ATGGCACTACACCCCGACATCACAGTCCTCTACGACGGCAAATGCCCGCTTTGCAAACGTGAGATCAACTTCATCAAACGCAAAGACAAGCACAACCGCATCACTACGGTCGATATCGCAGCCCCCAATTTCACACCTGCACACTACGGCCGCACTTTCGACCAACTCAACGGTCGCATCCACGCTTTCCTCCCAGACGGTTCCTGTATCACAGGCATGGAAGTTTTCCGCCGCATCTACGCCTCACTCGGCCTCGGCTTTCTTGTCAGCTGGACCCGTCTCCCACTCGCACGCCAAGCCTCCGACCGAGCCTACAACTGGTTCGCACATAACCGCCTCCGCCTCACAGGCCGCCTCCACATCAAACCTAACAACGATAACAACGACTGCGATTCAGGACACTGCAAAACCTGA
- the dps gene encoding DNA starvation/stationary phase protection protein Dps: MVTNTKTNIYKATHKTRQPLNHEIRDQVIPILSHLLADTSDLYFQVKEAHWNVKGENFIALHKLFDDVADDITEYIDEIAERIAQLGGQVHGTLQHASRSSRLPTYPESITTGHDHVDAVSKALAQFSDNARQGIDDTDEFGDPVTADMLTNITGGIDKWLWFIESHNL; the protein is encoded by the coding sequence ATGGTTACCAACACAAAAACAAATATTTACAAAGCGACACACAAAACACGTCAGCCTCTCAATCACGAAATCCGTGATCAGGTCATCCCCATTCTCTCACACCTCCTCGCCGACACCTCTGATCTCTACTTCCAAGTCAAGGAAGCACACTGGAACGTCAAGGGTGAAAACTTCATCGCCCTGCACAAACTATTCGACGATGTCGCTGACGATATCACCGAATACATCGACGAAATCGCTGAGCGTATCGCCCAGCTCGGCGGCCAAGTCCACGGCACACTACAACACGCATCACGCTCATCTCGCCTCCCAACCTATCCCGAATCAATCACGACCGGACACGATCACGTTGATGCTGTCTCAAAAGCCCTCGCTCAATTTTCAGATAACGCCCGTCAAGGCATCGACGACACCGATGAATTCGGCGACCCCGTCACCGCTGACATGCTCACCAACATCACCGGCGGCATCGACAAGTGGCTCTGGTTCATCGAATCTCACAACCTCTAA
- a CDS encoding NAD(P)-binding domain-containing protein, with protein MTTPQHHNTILVGAGPIGLELAVNLKDKAVDYLHLDAGQVGQTISWYPRNVRFFSSPERIAIAGIPLHTENQEKASREQYLAYLRSIVEHFDLPINTHEPVIAATRDPNTHIFTIKTQKHAQTHTYTCENLILAIGDMHAPQKLNIPGEDLPNVSHYFDEPHTYFRQNLLIIGGRNSAVEAAIRCQRAGANVTLSYRRPKFDKSIIKYWLYPEIKSLIKSHDITFLPNTAPIRIALSHTTLAPASSPDSDTTISTTSPTLDTDHSKLIDIPHDFVLLLTGYLQDTSLFKQLGVQLHGINRQPKFNPDTMMTNIPNLYVAGTATAGTQTQFLVFIETSHIHTYNIIRSITHTEANPNLINNLASKFNQPES; from the coding sequence ATGACCACACCACAGCATCACAACACCATCCTCGTCGGCGCAGGCCCCATCGGCCTCGAGCTTGCTGTCAATCTCAAAGACAAAGCCGTCGACTACCTCCACCTCGACGCCGGACAAGTCGGCCAAACCATCTCCTGGTACCCACGCAACGTCCGCTTCTTCTCCTCACCCGAACGCATCGCTATCGCAGGCATCCCCCTTCATACTGAAAATCAGGAAAAAGCCTCCCGCGAACAATATCTCGCCTACCTCCGCTCAATCGTCGAGCACTTCGACCTCCCCATCAACACCCACGAACCCGTCATCGCCGCCACTCGTGATCCCAACACCCATATCTTCACCATCAAAACTCAAAAACACGCCCAAACGCACACCTACACCTGCGAAAACCTCATCCTCGCCATCGGCGACATGCACGCCCCGCAAAAACTAAACATCCCCGGCGAAGACCTCCCCAATGTCTCGCACTACTTCGATGAACCCCACACCTACTTCCGCCAAAATCTTCTCATCATCGGCGGACGCAACTCTGCTGTCGAAGCCGCCATCCGCTGCCAACGCGCTGGCGCCAACGTCACCCTCTCATACCGCCGCCCCAAATTCGATAAATCCATCATCAAGTATTGGCTCTATCCCGAAATCAAATCTCTCATCAAGTCCCACGACATCACCTTCCTCCCCAACACCGCACCCATCCGTATCGCCCTTTCACACACCACCCTCGCTCCAGCTTCCTCCCCCGATTCCGATACAACAATCTCTACTACCTCCCCCACACTCGACACCGATCACAGCAAACTCATTGATATCCCACACGACTTCGTTCTACTCCTCACCGGCTATCTGCAAGACACGTCCCTCTTCAAGCAGCTCGGCGTCCAACTCCACGGTATCAACCGCCAACCCAAATTCAATCCCGATACCATGATGACCAATATCCCAAACCTCTACGTCGCAGGCACCGCCACCGCTGGCACGCAAACTCAATTCCTCGTCTTCATCGAAACATCCCACATCCACACCTACAACATCATTCGCTCCATCACACACACCGAAGCCAACCCCAACCTCATCAACAATCTCGCCAGCAAATTCAATCAACCCGAATCCTGA